The Gopherus evgoodei ecotype Sinaloan lineage chromosome 8, rGopEvg1_v1.p, whole genome shotgun sequence genome includes a region encoding these proteins:
- the METTL18 gene encoding histidine protein methyltransferase 1 homolog encodes MAFQFNFSIEEKAENELETLGDTALQLESAQPALDPGRSTEKSKKISSEENVVHKESVCAHEATPKTTDPVANCNPDKSQVQVLPKKRADFKVAKEHNIPEDFSKVLENKVMDTVQGLYCVNISVMEMTLSDDSHEEDIVSQSISSHSDLITGIYEGGLKIWECTFDLMDYLSKAEMQFINKTVLDLGCGAGLLGILALKRKAEKVHFQDYNCTVIDEITLPNVVANWTDGGGDGRISEPPSKKHRKADFIPALMSKCRFFSGEWTEFSQLLLSGNKPFSKYDLILTSETIYNPDYYSALHDTISKLLDKNGCVYLATKAHYFGVGGGVHIFEKFIEERNVFRTRTVKVIDEGLMRYIIEMAFKISS; translated from the coding sequence ATGGCTTTTCAATTTAACTTCTCTAttgaagagaaagcagaaaatgaacttGAGACTCTTGGTGATACAGCCTTGCAGCTGGAATCTGCACAGCCTGCTTTGGATCCAGGCAGATCtacagaaaagagcaaaaaaatTTCATCAGAAGAAAATGTTGTGCACAAGGAGTCTGTGTGCGCACATGAGGCAACACCCAAAACTACAGATCCAGTAGCAAACTGTAACCCTGATAAAAGCCAGGTCCAGGTGCTGCCAAAGAAACGAGCTGACTTTAAAGTTGCCAAAGAGCATAATATTCCTGAAGATTTCAGCAAAGTGTTAGAAAATAAAGTTATGGACACTGTACAGGGCCTATACTGTGTAAATATTTCTGTGATGGAAATGACCCTTTCAGATGACTCCCATGAAGAAGACATAGTGTCTCAAAGTATTTCTTCTCACTCTGATCTTATCACAGGCATCTATGAAGGAGGGCTGAAAATATGGGAATGCACTTTTGATCTCATGGATTATTTGTCAAAGGCTGAAATGCAGTTTATCAACAAGACAGTCTTGGATCTTggttgtggggctgggctgctgggaATACTTGCATTAAAGAGAAAAGCTGAAAAAGTCCACTTTCAGGACTATAACTGCACTGTGATTGATGAAATAACCTTGCCTAATGTAGTGGCTAACTGGActgatggtggtggtgatggcagAATTAGTGAACCTCCTTCAAAGAAGCACAGGAAAGCAGACTTCATACCAGCTCTAATGTCTAAGTGCAGATTTTTTTCCGGAGAATGGACTGAGTTTAGCCAACTACTGTTAAGTGGCAACAAACCCTTTTCAAAGTATGACCTTATTCTCACATCAGAGACCATCTACAATCCTGACTACTACAGTGCTTTGCATGATACGATTTCTAAACTGTTGGATAAAAATGGCTGCGTGTATTTGGCTACCAAAGCACATTATTTTGGAGTGGGAGGTGGTGTGCATATCTTTGAAAAATTCATTGAAGAGAGGAATGTGTTCAGGACTAGAACTGTCAAGGTTATCGATGAAGGACTGATGCGGTACATTATTGAAATGGCCTTTAAGATTTCCAGTTAA